The DNA segment ACACTACCATGCCACGGGCACACTACCCTACCATCGTCGGTAAGGAATCCATCTTCTAGAGACAAGCCTGCATGAGAACAAAAAGCTTCAATTGCAAAAAAAGATCCCTTATAATTTATAACTAGTACCGGTTTTCTCTCCCAAGGTTTTTGAGCAGGAAAGTAGTATTCTACCATGGACATTGGCGGAATTTCGTCTTTTTTTACGACTATTTTTTGTTGCGTAAGCATTTTAGTCATCAACTATTACACACTGGAGTTATTATATGTTCTAGCTTCTTATTCCTCCCTTTAATCTCGAAGTGGGCAGCACATACTAGACATGGGTCGAAACTTCTTATTGCTCTAAGGAAATCATATCCTACCCACTGATCTGGCGGAACTTCTTCCATTATTTTTGTGTTTATCACTGCCATTTCGAAAGGTCCTATTGCTTGTCCGTTTATGCACCATGGACCATTGCAATTATTATCTCTTGGAC comes from the Acidianus infernus genome and includes:
- a CDS encoding Rieske (2Fe-2S) protein; this encodes MTKMLTQQKIVVKKDEIPPMSMVEYYFPAQKPWERKPVLVINYKGSFFAIEAFCSHAGLSLEDGFLTDDGRVVCPWHGSVFDIKTGKVVDGPAKRDLKTYHVEVKGDEVIIYE